gccagtttcttttttctgtatggaATACATCTGACATACAGAATAGTGACAACTGCTAGTATGTCTTTCGGTGTATGTATGAGAGATTCtagttattttattcataagtgaAAATTCACTCTCTCATCACCTATAATCTTCTCTAAAGAAGTATctgctagggcagcccgggtggctcagtggtttagtgccaccttcggtccagggcctgatcctggagacccgggatcgagtccccacgtcaggctccctgcatggagcctgcttctccctctgcctgtatctctgcctctctttctctctgtgtctctcatgaataaataaataaaatcttaaaaaaaaaaaaagtatctgctACTTCAAGTATGGTATGTGGCCAGCAGTATTGGTGTCACCCAGGGCTTGTTAGAACTACACACTCTCGGACTGTACCCCAGAATCCGCATTCTAGCAAGATTCCCAGGTAATTCATATGCACTTAGAAGCTGAGATCCGAAGAAATTTAAAGGCTTCCAGGctttactttatttaaaacatcCTTATTCTGTCATGAGGCTTAAATCTCTTTAAAGCCTGTGTTTGATAAAAGTGAACAGGTGAAGTGTGTGTGTAACATATCTCTGAAAAGTAGATAACTACTTGTAGAAATTGCCTCctgggaggggagctgggtgACAGGGGTAAGATACTCATATTATTTGATGTAATACTCAGACTTTAAAGAgaatgaacctttttttttttttttaagattttatttattcatgagagacacagagagaaagagaggcagagacataggcagagggagaagcaggcttcatgcagggagccctacgagggactcagtcccaggtctccaggatcaggccctgagctgaaggcggtgctaaaccactgagccacccgggctgcccgagaattaatctttataacaaaaataaaaatgttctatataaGGTGAAGACTAAAAGCTTCCTAGGATTCTTGCAGATCTTTGCTCCAATTTATAAtacaaatcagggatccctgggtggcgcagcggtttggcgcctgcctttggcccagggcgcgatcctggagacccgggatcgaatcccatatcaggctcccggtgcatggagcctgcttctccctctgcctgtgtctctgcctctctctctctctgtgactatcataagtaaataaataaaaattttaaaaaaattaaaaaaaaaataatacaaatcacCTGAGGATGTTATAAAAATTCAGATTGTTATTAAATCCTTTTGTTCCTTTAGAGTTTTGTAGCATATGTGTataacctatttaaaaataaaaacactggatccctgggtggcgcagcggtttggcgcctgcctttggcccagggcgcgatcctggagacccgggatcgagtcccacgtcaggctcccggtgcatggagcctgcttcttcctctgcctgtgtctctgcctgtctctctcactgtgtgcctataattaattaattaattaattaattaattaattaattaataaaataaaataaaatatagaaacactAGTCTGTGAGATTATATGGCGTATACATTATTAATAGATGGTGGATATGTCCACACTGCATATGTCCACAActcaataaagaaaatgagttgTATCTCCTTGTGGACAGTGCTAATTTGGTAACACCTGTTAATCTGATGTAGCTTCCTGGCTGCCACACCCATTTAGAACAGTTGGGacctaggaaaaaaaacaatactgttgggatccctgggtggcgcagcggtttagcgcctgcctttggcccagggcgcgatcctggagaccagggatcgaatcccacatcgggctcccggtgcacggagcctgcttctccctctgcctatgtctctgcctctctctctctctctctgtgtgtgactatcataaataataaattaaaaattaaaaaaaaaacaatactgttACATAACACAATAATGATAAGTATTCCAGGGCCTAAGTTGAAGAATCAACTATGATTCTATGAAGAATCATTCTATGATTGATGCATTGGCCAGTgaaaatgaagagacattttCCCTGACATTGCTGGTGAAAGAGCAGAGGAAAATACCAACCAGCCACTATTCCCCAGGCCCAGTAAGAAAGAAGTCAGAGGAGAGAAAGCAGACAGAGAAGACCTGAccagagaggcagcagggaggcCAAACTCCACCTCTAGGAGTTACGGGgttggggggaggcggggggcgtaTTCAGTAGCGGAAGCTCTGTATGAAAACTTatatatgggcagcctgggtggctcagtggtttagcgcccgccttcagccccgggcctggtcctggagacccgggatcgagtcccacgttgggctccctgcatggagcctgcttctccctctgcctgtgtctttgcctctctctttccctgtgtctctcatgaataaataaataaaatatttaatttaaaaaaaaaaaagaaaaagaaaacttatatgTGATGGCTGTTCCCTATGTGACCCtgagtcatcaaaaaaaaaagtcaaatataattTGCATACTCATTGTTATGTGAGGCAGGATGAGTGTGGTATATTTTAGAAGTATTAcgaattttaaaagtatagattTTGGTTGCTTAAGGAATTGACATATATCCAGAATGAAGAATATAAATGGATTTTGTATATTACCAAAATCTCCTCTTCCCCAGTTATTTTAGATACTTCTACCATCACTGAAATACTCTCTGGAGGGATAAGCAGCAGCTTGTGGTTTATAAGGTCAAGCTTTTGGTTACCTGTTAACCTTCTTATACTTTACTACATTTTTAGAAGTTGCGGAGGGATGTATATAATGCCATGCCAATGTCTGTAGCGTTCTCTCTTTCTTCAAACAGGGCTGTGTACTTTGCGTGTTACTCCAAAGCCAAAGAGCAGTTCAATGGCATTTTTGTGCCTAACAGTAATATTGTGCATATTTTCTCAGCTGGCTCTGCAGGTATGTTACCCTAAGTGAGTGGAGATAAGTTTCTCAGTTTTCTAAAGCATGTGTTGTGCCAAACAGCTTTTTCCAGGAACCAGAAATTAGCTCTCTGCATCTTTTGCCTCTAAAGTCATTTTTCTAATGCTTtatgttagaactaataaaacacaaatgttcAAGAATAGATTATAACTCGGTTCCGTTTTCTTTGAcaactaaaattttattcttcctcAAAATTTCATCTGTGCTCGTGCATACTCTTGATTAgtattacatcttttttaaaggaatatttatggGTTTCCATATCCTTCTGTTgcattaaagttattttaaaaatttgaggtttttttctgtGACTCCCCATTGTGTCCAGCATATCCCATGCACAGTTGGCATTTCTGTCCACAGCTAGGTTCTGTGATGAGGGCACGGGGCTGTGGAGACCTTTTAGAAGGGCTAGTACCAGATCAAGGAGTATCTGCTCCCTTTTGAGGGAATCCTTTCTCTTTACTATAGAAAattcataacaaaaaaaaaattcataacagGATTTGTTCCCCTGGAAATAGTTGACAAAGAACCATGGACTTGTAGATTGAAGAGAGAAGGCTGTCTCTTTGGGTACCACTTTATGTCTTATGTAAATGGAAGCGTCTCCTAAAGAACTTAAATCGGTATGCTATGAAGCATTTCTGCCTCCTGCCAGCCTGTAAGGTGTGTATGCACCATGCACCAGTTTTATCTGCCTCTGTCACTCAAAATAAGAGTTCTACTAACGCATCTGAGCAGTTCCAAGTCATAATTACTGGCCCTCAAATAGAAGATAGCATATGCAAAGCTGCTTCATGCAAGAAAGGCATTTCTATCGAACACGGAACTCCAAGGAGGAAATGCGGAGTGACCGAATAAACGGGTCAGCTCTCCCAAGGGTGGTCGCGAGTGAGCCATAAGCTCTGAGCTGCTCGTCAGTTTTGTGACTTTTACAAAATTAACTAAAAAGAACCATTGGCAAATAAAGCAGACCTGGAGGGAGTTCTCTAAACCACCGTCTTGGTTCCTAATTAATCTGCCTAGGATTGCGGAGGGATCGAGGTGTTCAGAGCTCACTGTCAGGCTGATGCCATGATGCTGCTCTTTCTGGCTGATCTGGAACAATGAGCAATATAAAGATGGGAAAGGCTTTAGAAATGGTTCCTGTAAGCAAATCAGCCTTTAAAACTTCAATTTCCTGAAATGATTAATGAGATACTAAAATGTGTATGTTCAAATTCAGGTAAATGGAGATTTAGTggcttctgttttaatttttttttttttttggcttctgttTTAGATTTAATATAAGGTAACCTTTTGGATTAGATcactaactttttaaaacaaattatttctagACCTGAAGCTTATAAATTGAGTTTTAGAATAGTTTCCATATTTATCATAGAAATTACATTTCCAGAAATATCAACAGCACCACCTACAGGTTGGAAAGACTAGACAGGGCTCTAGAAAATTGAGAGGTTTCTTTTAGGTCCAACATCTCAATGGATGTTACATTTTAAGAGAGTGTAACTTCCATCTGCAGTCTGGGAATGTAACTTCTTCCTACTGTCCAGTTTTACTTTTAAGCCATTTAAATCCTGATCTCAAAGTTTATCATATGAAATAGCTTTAATAAGCATGGATTGTGTTCAATGGTGacatttgctgtttgtttttcttccagcTTTTGTCACAAATACCTTAATGAATCCTATATGGATGGTTAAAACTCGGATGCAGCTAGAACGGAAGTAAGTCATTAATTGTTCCTCCTTAATATTCGTGAggattttctccttcctcccaatTCCAGTTGTGAAGTAAGGTATACAGAGCCCTTAGCTATCCCAATCCTTGTTGTTTTCTGAATATAAGCTATATGTAGAAAGTCCTTTTGTTTTGAGATGTGTGCTGCGAGGCATTGTGGGGAAATGAGGGCCAGCAGAAGTAGCACCTCAGGGCGGGGATGGGTTGGAAATTTGCTCACTTGCCACCCCTAACCTGCTGCTGACTTCTCTGAGGTAGTTGGCAGGTCTCTGCTCTTGGCCGACCTACCCCCACCCTCAATTAGAGCACTTTGGGCTCCTCCAGTTGGCTTCTCTTCTAAGGGGGAAGATGCTAGTAAGGGTAGAATGGCAAAGGCCTTCAGGTGTACTAGATTTCTGCCCTAAAACTCTGGCCCATGATTCGTAGCATTTTCATGCTATGGATCCCTTTGGCAGTCTGGGGGCGCCTCTGCAGTTGCTTTTTAgagtaatatttttgaaagcaGTGGTAACCAATTGTTGAAGtacaattatcattttttaaatacaatatagTAAGAGACTTCTTTAATATAGTAAATAGCAAGATCAAGCAGTGGCCCAGTAACTACCTTAATTTCAAAGAAGTGATGGTGATAAGGGACACTGTCATCAACTCTAAGAACCCTTGTGTAACTCTTGCCTGAAATATGTGTGGGCCCTGGAAGCTTTCAGCTAGTCCAGCCTAACTCTAAGCAACCTAtaaagaaaggagagacagaacaAGACTACCCTCTGGAAGTGTAGCTTGGGGTCTgccttggtttgttttttctaaCGATCACGGAAACCTCTGAATTGGTCTCAGATTCCATGTTTTCTTCAATCCATTCTGCATGAAAGAACCCTCTAGAATACATCAGATCTCTTCATTTTGGATAGATCGCTTGCTCATAATCCTTCAATAAATCTTGCTTACTCTCATGGTCAGATCCTAACTTGTGGGCTTAACATTCAAGGTCCTTTGCAGTTTTTCTAGAACTGTCAGGTGTTCTTAGGCTTCCATCTCCCTGAGTGTGCTGACCCTCACCAGGAGGGATTAAGAGTCCCACACCCCTCTTGTTGCCCAAGAGTGCCTGTTTGTTCCTCAGGATTCTGACCAGCACCCTCTCCTGGAAACCCCTGGTAATCATTTGCTGTGCCAGCTGTGCCCCACACTGTCCTAGTATCATTGCTGCTTAACAGCAGGTACATGGACAAATCAGCTAAGAACCTCTATATGCATGCTTTTATATCTatgtcctgggatccctgggtggcgcagtggtttagcgcctgcctttggcccagggcgcgattctggagacctgggatcgaatcccacatcgggctcccggtgcatggagcctgcttctccctctgcctgtgtctctgcccccccccccctgtgactatcataaattaattaattaattaattaaaaaatttatatctaTGTCCTAATGATTTGTGcttaggatattttatttattttacgtaaggtctatttatttattttagagaaagcgtgtcagtggagggaggggtaggggagaggaagagagagaatcttcaggtaGACTCccctctccactgagtgtggacctgagatcatgacctgggctgaaatgaagagttggccacttaaccaactgagccgcccagcaCCTCCACGCTCAGGATATTTTGAAGCTTTGTTTAACCAGTCCTGCAGCAATGAGTATTTGTTGCATGCTTGCTCTGCAGTAGTCACTGGGGAAACAGCAAGGACTAAGCCCTAGGCCCTGCCTTCCAGAAGCTCACGACTTTACAGGTAATAGAATTAGAGGCTGATGAGATAGGGGCCAGAAATGCTAAGGACCCCAGAGCGTCCCTCCCTAATGCTGTCCAGGCGGGGCAAGCACAGGGAGGGCTTCTGTTAGTGGTGATGTCCACCCTaccatctggaaaaaaatgaggGAGGGGGCCCATGGCACTGCACATGCTTCCGGCCAAGAATGGAATATGCGGGAAGCATGCATTCCCCGGGGACGAAAGGAAGGGAAGCATGGTTGGAGTGTGCTCTGTGTATATGTGCTGGAGGAGgggatatataaaaaaaagcaaggctACAGAaatgcatggggggggggggcacctccTTTAAAGCCCCGGGAGGGTCTTGGAGTTCAGCTTTGGGCTCTAATTTGAGGGCCGTAGACAGCCATTAGAGCTGTGGTTCGGGGTGTGAGTGGGGACCACTCTGTAGCACAGCAGTGTGCTTGGATCTGTATTAGAAAGGTTGCTCCAGCCAGGAAGTGGAGAAACAGCCTTGGAAAGACACAGTGAAGAAGGCAGAGCCTGTTGTGACTGTTTGGAGCAAGGGGCTCACTGGGCCTCAGCCCCAAGGAAGGGCTCTTGGAATGTGGATATGCTGTCAGAAGGTTCTGTTTGCAATAGGCAGTTTAGGATACTACCCATCATGAGCTAGGAGCAGCTAGCCCAAGGCCAAATTGTGTAGTTTATTCcatgtttatttcataaatttagaaataatggaATCAGAATACACcatttgggggcacttgggtggctcagtgggttaagcctctgcttgCAGCTCAGGTTTGTggttccagggtcttgggatcgagcctcacatcagactctgctcatcggggagcctgcttctccctcttcctctgcctgctgctccacctacttgtgtgttctctctctctctctctctctctctctctctctatcaaataaataaattttttttttaatacaccaTTTGGAGACTAGAGTTAAGAAAGCTTACTAGTGTAACAAACCTTACTCAACTACCCAGGCAGAATGTTGGTGAGGTTTTTCCTTCGGCATTTTCTTAAAGCATATTTTTGCCATGATTGTAATTATACTCCTGCTTTCCACGCAAGCACTTCTGCATTGCTTACTGCCTTCACAACTATTTTAATCTAGTATGTGTATCCTAGTTTGCTTATCTGTTCCTATTTTtagacatctgggttgtttttaTTATACTGCAGTTGTATTTTCCTCTGTGATGAACGTCTTCCTCCATCCGGCTCTTTCCAAAATTAGGTCAGAGGCTATGGACATGTTTTTTATGGCTCTTGGTACAGATGTACATACTGTTCTGTGGACTTATCAGGTGTCTCAGCTGGTGGGCCCAGGCTCAGCTGAACATAGGACAGGGAAGCCACATTTCACCCATGTGTAATTTCTCTTTATACTCAACACTCCTTTCTTTGCAGCCTGGTACAGGAGCCAGGCTCCAGAGTGTGCATTTTAACGGCTTTTCATTGATCTTTACACAGAGTAAGAGGCTCCAAGCAGATGAACACACTCCAGTGTGCTCGCTATGTTTACCAGACAGAAGGCATTCGTGGCTTCTACAGGGGATTAACAGCCTCGTATGCTGGAATTTCAGAAACTATCATCTGTTTTGCTATTTATGAAAGTTTGAAGAAGTATCTGAAAGAAGCTCCATTAGCCTCTTCTACAAATGGGACTGAGAAAAATTCCACAAATTTTTTTGGACTTATGGCAGCTGCTGCAATTTCTAAGGGATGTGCTTCCTGCATCGCTTATCCACATggtatgttttgctttttcttccagAACAGTAAAACAGCTGTGAGGCTTGTGTCATTGTCCATAGAGCTAGACTTCTGCAGCTCACATGGAAATGCAAGTACCTGCAGGTACTAAGGTAATAGAATATGAGTGAAACTGGCTTCATCTGTCTGGTGTAGGTTATGTGAGCAGCAGGAATTCAGCTCTTCTCAGCTCCAGCTACTCGTGGCCAAAACATACTGTGCAAAATGTGGGCCCTGTGTTATAGAACTTCTGATGTTTTCAGAGAAGccaaaaatctggattttatttaaaattcctcgatttaaaaaaatggtgtgggtgccaaccaaaaacaaaacaaaacaactctcaaCTTCCACTTTGAATGGAGTGCTGAGTGAGTCTACTTTGCTAAGtctattttttaaggaattagaGACCTAATGTTCCACtgacctacttaaaaaaagaatagcttaATTTATTGTACCATGAAAAAcaggttttgttttcaaaagcctGCTGCACGGTCAGCTATGACGAACATACATGGTCAATTCAAAAGCAGGTAATTGAGCCCCCGTCACATGGTGGAACACTCAGCGGCCCCCTAGGGCTCAGGGAGAAGAGATCGGGCTGCCTCCTGTAGGGTGGGGAGACAGAAGGATGTCCAGCAGTGACAGCTGTCGTGctcgcggggggggggcgggttgtGCCTGTGTTGACAGGGCCCAGGTgtgcaaaagtttaaaaatgcaggaggcaggggatccctgggtggctcagcggtttagcatccgccttcagcccagggcgtgatcctggagtcctggaatcgagtcccatatcaggctccctgcatggagcctgcttctccctctgcctgtgtctctgcctctctctctctctctgtgtctctcatgaataaataaaataaaatctttaaaaaaaaaaatgcaggaggggcagccccggtggcacagcggtttagcgccgcctgcagtccagggcgtgatcctggagaccctcgatcaagtcccgcgtcgggctctctgcttggagcctgcttctccctctgcctgtgtctctgccccaccccacccctctctctctctgcatctctatgaataaataaataaaaatctttaaaaaaaatgcaggaggCAGCTTTTGAGCTGGACAGAGTGGTGGAGAAGGGTTATTAGTAGGAGAGGAAGTTggcaagcatatgaaaagaaagTCTTGATGATTTGCTCTGCTTAATACAAATTACACCTTCAGTGAAATTATAGCGCTTGCTTAATTGGGagtagaaaaccacaaactatctTAAAATGGAGTCCAATTCAATGTAAGCTTTTACAATCccttaaaagttattttgtatCTACATGTAACATCCTTAATTGAccatttcccagaattagaaaatattctaaaaagatCGCAACTTTTCATTGTCCCAAAGTGACTATGCTGTCCAAATAGAGCTGAAATGGCAAATAGCCAGAGATGTACATTGACAGAGCTCTGTGCTTTGAATTCTCTCATTGTATTGCTTGGCGATGTGGTTCGTTGTAGCATAAAGTATGTGTTTCTCTCTGCAGAAGTCATAAGGACACGGCTCCGAGAGGAAGGCACCAAGTACAAGTCTTTTGTCCAGACTGCTCGGCTGGTCTTCCGGGAAGAAGGTTACCTTGCCTTTTATAGAGGACTCTTTGCCCAGCTCATCCGGCAGATACCAAATACTGCCATTGTGTTGTCTACCTATGAGTTAATTGTGTACCTATTAGAAGACCGTTCCCAGTAACAGGCCAGAAAATTGTGCTctagaagaataaaattaaaaaactatagagaaattttttttttccattgatgtTTAGAACGTTTGAGACTGAAACAGGAAAGACCATAAAATATGTGGCTCATATCCCCTGTTGGACATTTCCTTTTGGATTCATGTTTTCTGGAAGGTTTAAATTCATTAACGTTAATAGTTAattataacttttgttttttaacttaagaGGATTCAGGATTAAGCAGCAACTAAATTAAATCACACTACTTAATTTAAGTATAAATTTGGTTTGTGTCCTCTTTTATGTTCACTGTGCTATAAACTTACAGCTTAAGTAATTTAGTGAAACATGACCctagaaattcagagaaaacctgcaaaataaaaatacaacttttctCCTCTGACACTACGCTGCTGAACAAGTAAGATGTGTTGCATTCTGGTGGCACTGGGTGGACGGGGACAGGCTTCCCAGCCATTTTTCTGGTCTGTACATTTCCAAGTCTTGTGCAGATTGAGAATTTAAGGTTTCAGGGTGctgagttagaaaaaaataagtataacttTCTGAcgctaaatattttaaactgtaaatgtttttctaaagttATCCTTTATCCCCAGTTGGAACAAGAGGCATGAGTTTTAATGAGTTATTTACCAAGACTTACTCCTGGACCTATTTCCAGAAGTTAAGCCAGGTCAAACCCCAAGCACCTTGTACGTGTCAGTCGTGAATGTGGAATATGGCCCTTCCTGTCAGGTCTTTAACCCTGTTCTTGGATCCCTAGCACTGGAGGAGAGGACAGTGACACAAGGTTGATTGCCCACCTCTcggttcacttttatttttctaggagatgtgtttaaaaacaaaaacaaaaaccctagaaatgacaaatgaccAGAATTTTAACCACACCTCACCACTCCCCACTTTTAAAGGAAATTCAATAAAGGACAAAACGGTAATGCAGAAGGCAGGTCAGATGGACAACCTTCCCCAGCTCTTCCACTGGAATTTGCTTATTTGTCCATTGTGAGGTGAGTTTTCAGTCTGAATATCTAGAAAGATAATGGATTTGAAAACTGCTGCATTGTAGTTTCAGATTCAGTTGCAGATGCACTGGTGGGGACGAGAGTAGgatattttcaaattgtatttaAGTGGAGTTTAATTTTGTTCGCCTTTAGGCACAAAGGAGGTTTGTTGGTATGCTTGAGCTCACTGGTAGAATTTGCTACAACTGTCAACAGCCATATAGAAGTCCAAATAAATGACTTTAGTCAAACCTCAGTGCTCATAAAATACATAGCAGTCAAGAGATTTCTCTTCCAGGAGCTCAGTTTAATTGATAGCCATGTTTAACAACATCTTCGTATTTTAGTATTCATAACAACACCTGAAGTCTTCAAGGTTTGATCTAGTATGAAGATTAAAACTTAGGTTTCTTAAAATCCACTAACTGGGTAtgagaattatttgaaaataattgtcaTTTCTACATTcttgaattaataaatttttttaaagattttattcatttattcatgagagacaggaggtgggggcaaagagagaagcaagcaggctccatgcaaggagcccgacgcgggaatcgatcctgggactccaggatcataccctgggctgaaggcaggtgccaaaccactgagccacccagggatcccccttgaatTAATAAATTTGACACTGATCAAGGATCATTCAGTTCTCTGCTTGCTTCTCCTGCACCAGGACATTGAAATGAGAAAGGCAAGCACCAggagtagaaagagaagcaggaaactATAAAGGGGCTTGTCAGATTTGAAATGGAACTTGTCAGTGTTTGAGCTGTCCACGGAGAGATCTCACAATTTCTCTCTTGTGCACAAGCTCAGTCATCGGGATTTCATTATTTCTGAGTAGCCATGTATATATATGACTTGTAAAACTCTCATTGTTTACCCACTGGGTGCCAAACACTGTGTAAGATGTTCTGTATTTTCTCATGGAAATTATTTCTGACACAGCCTTGTGAGGCAGGTATTACCATCatccacattttacaaataagagagGCTCAGAGGTTTAATGACTTGCTTGAGGCCTCAGAGATGGTAAGTTGTAAAATGGCCAGCAGTGGGTCTGCAGTGCTTGTTGGGTAGAGGGGGCATCTGAGCCTGTGTAATGGCCGCTCCCCGCGGGGGTCCAGCAAACCATTCCATTCACTCAGGGGGCACCAGCCCACATCACTACCACTGATGAAGGCAAGACCAGTTAACACCAACGACTGCGTTGTTGGGTGTGTTCTCTGTCCATGTAGATCACAGATCCCATCCTGGGAGTGGGACATTATTCAGTCTCTGAATCTTCCTTGGAAAGAAAGTGGTACTTAAGTACAGTGCCACACAGCTTGAAGGAGGTTTCAGTGCTGCTTGTTCATATGTATATTAGCAACATGGCCAAGGCAAGGCCTTGGCTCTGACACCCACATGGAAGAAAGAGGATCTGCAACGGGGCCTCTCTCATCAGCCCCTGGATACCCTGCCCGGCTCCTTGCCCTCTCTGCAGCTCCTGGGAATGCAGGTGACTAGGGTGCCAAGCAGATTACCTGATGTTACAGGGGTAAGGTGTGCTGCTCTATAACCCCACACCCACACCATCCACCACAAGGAGAGCTCCAGTGTTGACCTCAGAAACACTGGATGTGTAACTGAATAGAAATATTTACAATCAGCtgggtttttttgtggttttttgttttgtttttagttatgaAAAGTAATTTAACTGAAGCCAATAATACTGAAAATGGCATAAAGTGAAACTTCTCTAAATCCACAACCTGGGGTAATCATAGCTCAGCACTGAAGAGTCCTCGACTTCTACAAGCATACGCATCTAGGAGCGTCTTTGTTCACAAACTTAGTTCTCACCAAAATCAATGTGCACGttccttttttttcaagtgtCCTCCCTCCAGGTCAATAGCCATATAGCTCCAGCCTTACATCCCGGAGTTCAGGTAGGGCTGTCCTGGGATTAGTTCTTCTCTACGGACAGACGTTCATGTTCCCATGAACTAATTTCGTATTTAATGGAGTGGATTCAAAGAGCAGCTTGCAGCAAAACAGCTGTTTGTGCACCGGCTGGCCTTGGCCGGGCGTCGGGGTACAGGACCAGCGGGAGAAAAGGCGACCCAGAGTCCGTGGCCCGAGG
This window of the Canis lupus dingo isolate Sandy chromosome 5, ASM325472v2, whole genome shotgun sequence genome carries:
- the SLC25A33 gene encoding solute carrier family 25 member 33 translates to MATGTQQKENTLLHLFAGGCGGTVGAIFTCPLEVIKTRLQSSRLALRTVYYPQVHLGTISGAGMVRPTPVTPGLFQVLKSILEKEGPKSLFRGLGPNLVGVAPSRAVYFACYSKAKEQFNGIFVPNSNIVHIFSAGSAAFVTNTLMNPIWMVKTRMQLERKVRGSKQMNTLQCARYVYQTEGIRGFYRGLTASYAGISETIICFAIYESLKKYLKEAPLASSTNGTEKNSTNFFGLMAAAAISKGCASCIAYPHEVIRTRLREEGTKYKSFVQTARLVFREEGYLAFYRGLFAQLIRQIPNTAIVLSTYELIVYLLEDRSQ